The following are encoded in a window of Pecten maximus chromosome 17, xPecMax1.1, whole genome shotgun sequence genomic DNA:
- the LOC117315999 gene encoding G-protein coupled receptor GRL101-like → MAFSGLHLLKELSIIGSQLRYLSPNTFFYCVVLTYLNLSSNKIENIGHGTFNNLAYVKTLDIRNNNIRLKEHMFQGLSSLRFLYVDSFTLCCAKPASVTDPNCFSPRDSISSCTDLIRLSVLRVALWIIGLCAVLGNLFVLVYRFKYDRANLKKSYSVFVINLGLSDILMGIYMIIIGIADAVYRDRYVWEENAWRRSTMCTVSGILSTISSEASAFTILFITLDRTVAIAFPFSLRQFTMKSALISSVILWIISIFIAVLPVSTFHDYFRGEFYSSSGVCLALPLSDSATPGSEYSVGIYVGLNFVIFLVIAVCQVVIYRKSRTHLALRKTTRRQKADITIAKGLAAVVATDFFCWFPICVLGIWTSFGGSLSGDMYAWVMVLVLPINSALNPSLYTFANTWKNRKGHHRRHSQYGHDKSETEMTNVVLKALKTFRHKRGSKPLMEYLCDSETDIQVKNAFNIVHHLSASLVYLHKQELVHGNISAESIEISLKNDRVTDAAFSMDHDQVPEDSGQLNDIYDLGMVVKILLRNIKLP, encoded by the exons ATGGCGTTTTCAGGTTTACATTTACTGAAAGAGTTAAGCATTATTGGTTCACAACTCCGCTATCTCTCTCCgaacacttttttttattgtgttgttCTGACTTATTTGAATCTCAGCtcaaacaaaatagaaaatatcgGCCATGGTACATTCAACAACCTAGCTTATGTCAAGACACTTGATATACGTAACAATAATATACGGCTAAAGGAACACATGTTCCAGGGTCTATCAAGCCTTAGATTTCTGTATGTCGACTCCTTCACTCTTTGTTGTGCTAAACCTGCCTCGGTTACGGATCCGAACTGTTTCTCTCCGCGTGACAGTATCTCTTCCTGTACAGATCTGATCCGCCTGTCTGTTTTGCGAGTGGCTCTTTGGATCATTGGGCTATGTGCAGTCCTTGGCAATTTGTTCGTTTTAGTTTATCGCTTTAAGTACGACCGGGCTAATCTGAAGAAAAGTTACTCCGTTTTTGTCATTAATTTGGGCTTGTCAGATATCCTGATGGGAATTTATATGATAATAATTGGCATTGCTGATGCAGTTTACAGGGATCGCTATGTATGGGAGGAGAATGCTTGGCGACGCAGTACTATGTGCACAGTTAGTGGGATTTTGTCCACCATATCAAGTGAGGCATCCGCTTTTACTATCCTTTTTATAACGCTTGATAGAACTGTGGCTATTGCTTTTCCATTTTCATTACGACAATTTACAATGAAATCTGCTCTTATTTCGTCTGTCATCCTATGGATTATTTCCATATTTATAGCCGTACTTCCGGTGTCTACTTTCCATGATTACTTCCGGGGAGAGTTTTATAGCTCTTCTGGTGTATGCCTTGCACTTCCGCTGTCAGACTCCGCAACACCTGGTTCGGAATATTCAGTAGGTATCTATGTGGGACTGAACTTTGTCATCTTCCTTGTGATAGCAGTTTGTCAGGTTGTCATATATCGAAAGAGTCGAACTCACCTGGCACTGAGAAAGACGACAAGAAGACAGAAAGCGGACATCACTATAGCAAAAGGACTCGCCGCTGTTGTCGCTACAGATTTTTTCTGCTGGTTTCCTATTTGTGTCTTAG GCATATGGACGTCATTTGGAGGTAGTTTGTCGGGGGATATGTACGCTTGGGTGATGGTACTGGTGTTACCGATAAACTCCGCACTTAATCCGTCCCTCTACACATTTGCTAACACTTGGAAGAATAGAAAG GGCCATCATCGCCGACATTCCCAGTATGGACATGACAAATCGG aaaccGAGATGACCAATGTGGTTTTAAAAGCTTTGAAAACATTTCGCCACAAAAGGGGAAGCAAGCCTCTTATGGAATATCTGTGCGACTCCGAAACTGATATACAAGTGAAAAATGCCTTCAACATCGTCCATCACTTATCCGCAAGTTTGGTCTACCTTCACAAACAAGAACTCGTCCATGGAAATATTTCTGCTGAATCAATAGAGATCTCTTTGAAGAATGAC aGAGTGACGGATGCGGCTTTCTCAATGGATCATGACCAAGTGCCTGAAGATTCCGGACAATTAAACGATATCTACGATCTTGGTATGGTAGTGAAGATATTGCTGAGGAATATCAAACTTCCATAG